AAAATTCCAAGATCCCTTCTGGCAAAATCAAGTTTGCCAAGCTGTGGTTTTCATCTCTTTGCACGTAGAATATTTTTTGCAAAGAAATGATTTTTGTTCATTCCCCCCAACTTTTCCGCTTGATCCCCGACTTCTTGTTATCCAAGCAATTGTAATTAAATAAAAAAAGCCTGAATTTTATTCAGGCTTTTTTTGAAGGGTGGAAGACCGGGCTCGAACCGGCGACCTCTGGTACCACAAACCAGCGCTCTAACCAACTGAGCTACAACCACCATAAATTTTGGAGTGCAAATATATTATTAAAACCAGATTATACCAAATCTAAGCTAAAATAAAACGTTATAATATTATTATATTTGACGATCAGTTGAAAATGACTAAAAACAAAGGACATATTACAAGTTCAACAGGCATAAATTGCCTGCCTTTTAAAAATTCCAATGCTTTTTGAGTTACAAAATAAAATGGCAGATAAAAACGAACATATAACACTCAACGTGGAGGGCATGACCTGCTCTAATTGTGCTTTATCAATTACGCGTACCCTTGCAAAACACGGTTTATCAAATGTAGATACAAATTTTAGCACGGGTGAAGTTACATTTGACATTATTGAAGGAAAAGACAAATTAGATGAGGCGGTTAATACAATTAACAAACTGGGTTACAAAGTAATTGAGAAGAAAGAAACGGATAAAAAAGGCCTTTCTTTGATAGAGAAAAAACTTTATTTCAGTTTGATTTTTACTGTTCCCTTGTTTTTTTCACACATGATTCTTTCCCATAATCATTTTTTAAATGATCCCTGGGTTCAGCTTGTACTTTGTATTCCTGTTTTTATTTTGGGTGTTTTACATTTTGGAAAAAGTGCTTGGGGTTCTCTTAAAGCAGGAATTCCAAATATGGATGTATTAATAGTTATTGGAACTTCAGCTGCCTTTTTATATAGCCTTGCCGGAACCATTATGTATTTTGGCACCCACCAGGTTCATGATTATATTTTTTACGAAACAGCTGGAATGATTATTTCCCTTGTTCTTCTTGGAAGCGTAATGGAATACAAATCGGTAAAACAAACAACAACGGCTATTAATGAACTTAGCAAAATGCAGGTTTTAACAGCAAAGAAAATAACAAGAAAAAACGAAAAGGAACAAATAAATGAAATAGCATACCATGAAATAAACAGGGATGATGTGTTAATGGTTAATACTGGTGATAAAATTCCAGTTGACGGTCAAGTAATATCAGGAACAGCCTCTGTTGATGAATCCATGATAACAGGAGAGAGTTTTCCAGTAGACAAGCAAAAGGATTCCCTGGTTATTGGTGGAACAATTTTGGTTAATGGAAATATCCGGATGGTAGCACAAAAAGTTGGTCGTGAAACAATGTTATCGCAAATTATAGAATTGGTGAAAAATGCCCAATTAAAACGTCCTGCCATTCAAAAGTTAGGGGATAAGATTAGTGCTGTATTTGTTCCAATTGTCGTATTAATTGCCCTTGCAACATTCTTTATATGGTTTTTCATTGTAGGGGTTACACTCTCCACTGCTCTAATGACAAGCATAGCCGTTTTGGTTATTTCCTGCCCATGTGCTATGGGGCTTGCAACTCCCACTGCCGTAATGGTAGGAATAGGAAGAGCTGCAAAAAATGGAATATTGATAAAAGGAGGAAGCACACTTGAAGAAATTTCAAAAATAAAAACTGTAGTTTTTGATAAAACCGGAACGCTTACAACAGGCAATTTTAGTATAAAAAAAATAATTCCAATTGAGGACGCTAATGAAAATGAAATACTAAATTTATTGTATAGCCTTGAAATCCATTCCTCTCACCCTATTGCCCGATCAGTTGTGGAAAGTTTAAAAAGCAAGGCGAATGTTATCGATTTTAAAGAGGTGTCCGAATTAAAGGGAATGGGAATAAAAGCAACAGATTTTACCGGAAATAATTATTTTTTAGGAGGAGCTCATGCAATCCCTCATTTGGGGGAGGATGAAAATTACAACCTTTACCTTACTAAAAATGACAAGCTAATTGCCGCGGTTGACATTGAGGATGAAATAAAACAAAATGCGGCTCTACTAATTCAAACATTAAAAGAAAAAAATATTCAAACAGTATTGTTAAGTGGTGATAAGAAAGAAAAATGTGAATCCTTGGCAAAAACATTGGGTATTGAGAAAGTATACAGTGAACAATTGCCCCAACAAAAACTTGATATTATTGATGAATTAATGAAAACAGGATATGTTGCCATGGTTGGCGATGGAGTAAATGATGCTCCCGCTTTGGCAAAGGCAACTGTTGGTATTTCTCTTGGCAATGCTACCCAGGTTGCAATACAATCAGCACAAGTTATATTGCTAAAAGGTAATGATTTAATGTTGGTGGATAAAGCATTAAATGTTGGGAAACATTCTGTAATAACTATCAAGCAAAATTTATTCTGGGCTTTTTTCTATAATATACTAGCTATTCCTATAGCCGCAATGGGCTTTTTAAGCCCTGTTATTGCAGCACTGGCAATGGCTTTTTCCGATGTTATTGTTGTTGGAAATTCCATAAGACTAAAATCCAAAAAGATCTTTTAATGAAGAATTACTCCATTTTTAAATCTTACAAAATCCTTTTCCTTTGCAAATGGTATCCAAACAGAGGGAATTTGTGTAACGGAATTTTTATTAAAAAACATGCCGAAGCAATTGCAAAACATGCAAAGGTTAGTGTAATATACATTGGGGCTGATGATCAAATGAGGAACCCTATGTATGAAATTGAGAATACTATTGAGGGAAATTTAAATGTTATTCGAGTTTATTATAAAAATTCAGATTTTGGTAATGGTATAATTGGCAAATCTGTAAAGGCTTTCAGATATTTTAAAGCATTTTATACTGCATTAAAAATTTATTCCAAAGAAAACGGAAGGCCACATGTGATACATGTAAATGTTTTAACTCGCCCTGCTATTGCTGCTTTGATCCTAAAAAAACTTAAAAATATCCCTTACATTATTACAGAGCATTGGACTGGTTATATGGCTGAACATGCAGAATATTCAGGTCTTTTAAAAAGAATAAGTACTCAGTTAACAGTTAAAAATGCAGCTGCTGTTACTACGGTTTCAGAAGTACTGTCAAAATCAATGCAAACTTGCGGTTTAAAAGGAAATTACATAACCATTCCCAATATAGTAGAAGTACAAAAAATTCCTTTTGGCAAAAACTCAATTCCTACGGCAATTAATGTTTCAGACATGGTAGATGAAATGAAAAACATTTCAGGAATTATTAAAGCAATGCCAGAGGTAATAAAAGAATTTCCTGAATTGAGACTGGAATTAATCGGTGAAGGTCCAGACAGGCAGGCTTTAGAACAACTTGCTCTAAATTTAAACCTGTTGAATAAAAATGTTTTCTTTTTTAATCAATTGGCCCACGAGCAAGTATTGAAAAGAATAGCCGTTGCATCCTTCCTAATAGTTAACAGCCATTACGAAAGTTTTTCTGTAGTTGCTGCCGAAGCTTTGGCTTGCGGAACACCAGTTTTATCAACCCAATGCGGAGGACCCGAAGAATTTATAAATGAGGACTGCGGGATTTTAATTAAGCCCGGGGATTTAAATGAATTAATCTGGGGAATTAAAACCATGGTTTTGACTTGTAAGAATTACACCTTAGAAAATCTACAAAAAAAAGCCGGGGAAAAATTTAGTCCATCTATTGTATCAAGCCAGTTTCTTGAGCTTTATCAAAAATATGCCGTAGTTTGGAAGGTAGGTAATTCAGAAAAAAAATTAATCATTGATCCTTTATGGACGGTACTTGATGTTGGAAGTGGAAACCGTCCTAATGAAAGGGCAAATGTACTACTGGAAAAGGAACTTGGTGAAACGATCCATAGATCAGGTGAAGTTGCATTAATTCCTGAGGGTAAAAAATTGGTT
This region of Bacteroidota bacterium genomic DNA includes:
- the cadA gene encoding cadmium-translocating P-type ATPase is translated as MADKNEHITLNVEGMTCSNCALSITRTLAKHGLSNVDTNFSTGEVTFDIIEGKDKLDEAVNTINKLGYKVIEKKETDKKGLSLIEKKLYFSLIFTVPLFFSHMILSHNHFLNDPWVQLVLCIPVFILGVLHFGKSAWGSLKAGIPNMDVLIVIGTSAAFLYSLAGTIMYFGTHQVHDYIFYETAGMIISLVLLGSVMEYKSVKQTTTAINELSKMQVLTAKKITRKNEKEQINEIAYHEINRDDVLMVNTGDKIPVDGQVISGTASVDESMITGESFPVDKQKDSLVIGGTILVNGNIRMVAQKVGRETMLSQIIELVKNAQLKRPAIQKLGDKISAVFVPIVVLIALATFFIWFFIVGVTLSTALMTSIAVLVISCPCAMGLATPTAVMVGIGRAAKNGILIKGGSTLEEISKIKTVVFDKTGTLTTGNFSIKKIIPIEDANENEILNLLYSLEIHSSHPIARSVVESLKSKANVIDFKEVSELKGMGIKATDFTGNNYFLGGAHAIPHLGEDENYNLYLTKNDKLIAAVDIEDEIKQNAALLIQTLKEKNIQTVLLSGDKKEKCESLAKTLGIEKVYSEQLPQQKLDIIDELMKTGYVAMVGDGVNDAPALAKATVGISLGNATQVAIQSAQVILLKGNDLMLVDKALNVGKHSVITIKQNLFWAFFYNILAIPIAAMGFLSPVIAALAMAFSDVIVVGNSIRLKSKKIF
- a CDS encoding glycosyltransferase, whose translation is MKNYSIFKSYKILFLCKWYPNRGNLCNGIFIKKHAEAIAKHAKVSVIYIGADDQMRNPMYEIENTIEGNLNVIRVYYKNSDFGNGIIGKSVKAFRYFKAFYTALKIYSKENGRPHVIHVNVLTRPAIAALILKKLKNIPYIITEHWTGYMAEHAEYSGLLKRISTQLTVKNAAAVTTVSEVLSKSMQTCGLKGNYITIPNIVEVQKIPFGKNSIPTAINVSDMVDEMKNISGIIKAMPEVIKEFPELRLELIGEGPDRQALEQLALNLNLLNKNVFFFNQLAHEQVLKRIAVASFLIVNSHYESFSVVAAEALACGTPVLSTQCGGPEEFINEDCGILIKPGDLNELIWGIKTMVLTCKNYTLENLQKKAGEKFSPSIVSSQFLELYQKYAVVWKVGNSEKKLIIDPLWTVLDVGSGNRPNERANVLLEKELGETIHRSGEVALIPEGKKLVQGDALAMPFEKDEFDFVIASHIAEHIEDPEKFCKELSRVGRMGYVETPGKLSELFFNEPFHKWIVYKKGDVLVFKEKTGFKCFSEFFYRFYYLNETRVGHKPLYSKSFFMILIVNLLRKSWKHLPATYTKYAWKGNIQYRIILK